The proteins below are encoded in one region of Xenopus laevis strain J_2021 chromosome 8L, Xenopus_laevis_v10.1, whole genome shotgun sequence:
- the LOC121397047 gene encoding uncharacterized protein LOC121397047: MRSEAGKPPNERWEQIVWEHGLLYRIVKGDPDQPWKCYRQLIVPQSYRAQLLHMAHEIPLAGHQGVTRTRHRLTQNFYWPGVSQEVTRYCRTCDSCQRTGRANDKPRFPLCPLPIISEPFQRVAVDLIGPLSRPSRSGKQYILTVVDYATRYPEAVALRKIDAPTVADALIQIFSRVGFPSEILSDQGPQFTSQLLQCLWQRCGVRPIHSSPYHPQTNGLCERFNGTLKSMLRTFVESGEKDWERYLPHLLFAYREVPQESTGFSPFELLYGRRVRGPLDLLCEYWEGAPQSQEVPVIPYVLKFRQRLEQMISLAHNHLSAAQQRQKVWYDRKARERRFVEGDKVLLLVPTRHDKLQAAWEGPYVVTHKLHDTTYVVTPPDDPSHYKTIHINMMKPYHVREDIVSAICSLPTEDTDDPPLPNLIGEVTPAKGIDSVTINHHLTPSQQDQLCQILHSFSPMFSANPGCTHWAEHKVDTGTQLPVHSPAYRVAEAVRPEVKSQIDEMLALGIITPSHSPWASPVVLVPKKDGSTRFCVDYRRLNDVTTTDAYPMPRVDELLDRLGNAKYLTTLDLSRGYWQIPLAPSAQEKSAFITPFGLFQFTVMPFGMKNAPATFQRLVNRLLDGMQDFAQAYLDDIAVFSQTWEEHMQHLQRVLTQIQNAGLTLKAEKCHLAMAEVQYLGHRVGSGQLRPDPAKVEAICQWPIPKTQKQVLAFLGTAGYYRKFIANYSTIAKPLTDLTSRKCSRTIVWTPECESAMNTLKQALANSPVLAAPDFSRRFLLQTDASNFGLGAVLSQVNGHGEEHPIAYLSRKLLPREAAYATIEKECMAIVWALQKLQPYLYGREFTVVTDHNPLSWLQRVSGVNGKLLRWSLLLQQYNFTIQHRRGKEHHNADGLSRQED, translated from the coding sequence TGTCTCTCAGGAAGTGACACGGTACTGCCGCACATGTGACAGCTGTCAGAGGACTGGCAGGGCAAATGACAAACCCAGGTTTCCCCTTTGTCCCTTGCCCATCATTAGTGAGCCCTTCCAACGGGTGGCAGTTGATCTTATTGGGCCCCTCAGCCGGCCAAGCCGTTCTGGGAAACAGTATATTCTCACTGTAGTTGATTATGCCACCCGATACCCAGAAGCGGTAGCCCTGCGTAAAATTGATGCTCCTACAGTGGCTGACGCCCTAATCCAGATTTTCAGCCGGGTGGGCTTCCCTAGTGAAATCTTGTCAGACCAAGGGCCCCAGTTTACATCCCAATTGCTTCAATGCCTGTGGCAGCGTTGTGGGGTCAGGCCTATCCACTCATCCCCATACCACCCACAGACAAATGGTCTTTGTGAGAGATTTAATGGGACACTAAAGTCCATGCTACGGACCTTTGTGGAATCGGGTGAGAAGGACTGGGAGCGTTATTTACCCCATTTGCTGTTTGCCTATCGAGAAGTTCCCCAAGAATCCACAGGATTCTCTCCCTTTGAACTGCTGTATGGTCGGAGGGTCCGTGGCCCCTTAGATTTACTCTGTGAATATTGGGAGGGGGCCCCACAATCCCAAGAGGTCCCCGTCATCCCCTATGTGTTAAAATTCCGCCAGCGTCTGGAACAAATGATCAGCCTGGCACATAACCACCTCTCTGCAGCTCAGCAAAGGCAGAAGGTGTGGTATGACCGTAAGGCCAGGGAGCGCAGGTTTGTGGAAGGAGACAAGGTGCTCCTCCTAGTTCCCACACGGCATGATAAGCTCCAGGCTGCGTGGGAAGGACCCTATGTGGTGACCCATAAGCTTCATGATACAACATATGTGGTAACCCCTCCCGATGATCCATCCCACTATAAGACTATCCACATAAATATGATGAAGCCCTATCACGTAAGAGAGGATATTGTTAGTGCCATCTGTAGTCTCCCAACTGAAGATACAGATGACCCCCCACTCCCCAACCTTATTGGAGAGGTCACTCCAGCCAAGGGTATAGACTCAGTCACCATAAATCACCACCTTACCCCATCTCAACAAGACCAGCTTTGTCAAATTTTGCATTCCTTTTCTCCCATGTTTTCTGCCAACCCAGGTTGCACCCACTGGGCTGAACATAAAGTAGACACAGGAACTCAGTTACCTGTGCATAGTCCTGCTTATCGAGTGGCTGAAGCTGTTCGGCCCGAGGTGAAAAGTCAAATAGACGAGATGCTGGCCCTTGGGATTATTACTCCTTCCCATAGTCCGTGGGCTTCCCCTGTGGTGCTGGTGCCCAAGAAGGATGGGAGTACCCGATTCTGTGTGGACTATAGGAGACTCAATGACGTGACAACCACCGACGCTTACCCAATGCCCAGGGTAGATGAGCTATTAGATAGGCTGggaaatgctaaatatttaactACCCTGGATCTCAGCCGTGGTTACTGGCAAATTCCCCTTGCCCCTAGTGCCCAGGAAAAGTCAGCCTTCATCACCCCATTTGGTCTGTTTCAGTTCACAGTAATGCCATTTGGCATGAAAAACGCCCCCGCCACGTTTCAGCGTCTTGTGAACAGGCTGCTGGACGGAATGCAGGACTTTGCCCAGGCATATCTGGATGACATAGCTGTCTTTAGCCAGACCTGGGAGGAGCATATGCAGCACCTCCAGCGAGTGCTGACACAAATTCAGAATGCTGGGCTCACCCTTAAGGCAGAAAAGTGCCACCTAGCTATGGCCGAGGTACAGTACTTAGGACACAGAGTTGGGAGTGGTCAGCTCCGCCCTGACCCTGCTAAAGTGGAGGCAATTTGCCAGTGGCCTATACCTAAAACCCAGAAGCAGGTATTAGCCTTCTTAGGAACTGCAGGTTATTATCGTAAATTTATTGCTAACTATAGTACTATTGCAAAACCCTTGACAGATCTGACAAGCCGCAAGTGTTCTCGAACCATTGTGTGGACCCCAGAATGTGAATCAGCCATGAACACTCTCAAACAAGCCCTGGCTAACTCCCCTGTGCTGGCTGCCCCAGACTTCTCACGACGCTTCCTTCTGCAAACGGATGCTTCCAATTTTGGCCTTGGTGCTGTACTTTCCCAAGTTAATGGCCATGGGGAGGAGCATCCAATTGCCTACCTGAGCAGAAAGCTGCTCCCTCGAGAGGCTGCCTATGCCACTATTGAAAAAGAGTGCATGGCAATTGTATGGGCCTTACAGAAGTTGCAGCCCTATCTGTATGGCAGGGAATTTACTGTTGTTACAGACCACAACCCACTCAGTTGGTTACAGAGAGTTTCAGGAGTCAATGGAAAACTGCTGAGATGGAGCCTCCTGCTTCAACAGTATAACTTCACCATTCAGCACAGGAGGGGAAAAGAGCATCACAATGCAGATGGCCTCTCCCGACAGGAGGACTAA